The Zygotorulaspora mrakii chromosome 3, complete sequence genome includes a region encoding these proteins:
- the RAD10 gene encoding DNA repair protein RAD10 (similar to Saccharomyces cerevisiae RAD10 (YML095C); ancestral locus Anc_8.874) yields MNNTDPTSFQSILAGVKRLRETESGGNNEQSKDISKTEVTAARSETIKSNEVTNAFNQRRQHAPPFNDNTGSAKSGGANFATALPGKQVLVNTTQKENPLLNHLKNTNWRYISSTKGTKLYYDYLIKKRSVLFLTLTYHKLYAEYINRRMLPLQSNGDNILIFVVDDGNSEDILKDIAKLCMFKGFTLLLAFNFEQAAKYIEYLNR; encoded by the coding sequence ATGAATAACACCGATCCGACCTCATTCCAAAGTATTCTTGCTGGCGTAAAAAGACTAAGGGAGACTGAAAGCGGTGGCAACAATGAGCAGTCAAAGGACATTAGCAAAACGGAAGTGACTGCTGCCAGAAGTGAAACAAttaaatcaaatgaagtAACCAATGCTTTTAATCAACGTAGACAGCATGCTCCACCGTTCAATGATAACACTGGATCTGCAAAAAGCGGTGGTGCAAATTTCGCAACGGCCTTGCCAGGCAAACAAGTGCTCGTCAATACAACTCAAAAAGAGAATCCGTTGCTAAATCACCTTAAAAATACCAATTGGAGATATATTTCATCTACAAAAGGGACTAAACTATATTATGATTATCTTATTAAAAAGAGATCCGTGCTTTTTTTAACACTAACCTATCACAAACTTTATGCTGAATATATCAACAGAAGAATGCTGCCTTTGCAATCCAATGGGGATAACatattgatatttgttgttgatgatgGAAACTCAGAGgatatattgaaagatattgCCAAACTTTGTATGTTCAAGGGATTTACATTGCTATTAgcattcaattttgaacaGGCCGCAAAGTATATCGAGTATTTGAACAGATGA
- the GIM5 gene encoding Gim5p (similar to Saccharomyces cerevisiae GIM5 (YML094W); ancestral locus Anc_8.873) — protein MSSQKIDLSKLGPEQLAAVKQQFDQELQHFTQSLQALTIARNKFSECIEDIKTVSSPENQDQKILVPASASLYIPGKIVDNHKFMVDVGTGYYVDKTSEDAIVFYEKKIDKLNNEAVQIQNIIKEKNQYSQAIEVRIRQTAASMHEERKKSALQGQQK, from the exons ATGTCATCGCAGAAGA TTGACTTAAGCAAGCTGGGACCAGAGCAATTGGCCGCCGTGAAGCAGCAATTCGATCAGGAGTTGCAGCACTTTACGCAATCCCTACAGGCTCTAACAATTGCCAGAAATAAATTTAGTGAATGCATCGAGGATATCAAAACAGTCAGCTCTCCAGAGAATCAAGACCAAAAAATACTAGTCCCCGCTTCAGCATCCCTTTATATCCCGGGCAAGATCGTTGATAACCACAAATTCATGGTAGATGTTGGTACAGGCTATTATGTAGACAAGACATCTGAAGACGCAATTGTCTTttatgaaaagaaaattgataaaCTTAACAATGAAGCAGTGCAAATACAAAACATcataaaggaaaagaaCCAGTATTCTCAGGCCATTGAGGTAAGAATAAGACAAACAGCTGCTAGCATGCACGAAGAACGTAAAAAGTCAGCGCTACAAGGTCAGCAAAAATAG
- the UTP14 gene encoding Utp14p (similar to Saccharomyces cerevisiae UTP14 (YML093W); ancestral locus Anc_8.872), translating into MSKHKSKTKSKSRSKLTKRAQNALEIAEKEIAGYDSQNDDNMSRRPVVNLLRRVENGESGESGDDFKDEELDSDEALGSDEDYDVMSSRFSQTIRDAKKNAKGKESVSESGDEGGYTSIDEEDLIPLSEVWDMDDNASGKKDKSVDLQLANSDEEVSRDSMSSESEDEDEDEDEDEEDPFDEILKDDEDISLKTITADLQKYDARKHVKKLENYGSGKDSEYSLPSLKSKETGRKLNLADMMSVVDDKRAAANATLIKDNNEALSVPLPQRIQERHNRKAAYEISKQEVNKWKDVVIQNRRAEHLSFPINPTIEHNQASAYTKSNKGTQSELQEKVESVLKQSNLVEDQRNSEFEELATAKMSPEMLKKRTAEVRLMRELMFREERKSKRLKKIKSKAYHRIKKKELLKNKELAGVSDDDDDDYDAARAKERMTLKHKTNSRWAKDMIKNGMSNDAETREDIEEMLRQGERLKEKMLDGGPRDEEDGSISDIERSYEEEAPIATEKVGKSGIMNMEFMKKAEAREREENKKAIERLRAFENGQSEFAFSGDEASASDNTEQTVLNQGRRIFTPAASSKEAVLEQKFKKDEKAIVSGLPTESASKDTAVKGTKYQQNSRKDSIGEDVNFNPWLDASDDKNEEHVSRSSKVSIIDKDSSRMTKQANKISKISDKRNRNSKKSDSNDDDLLLDLEETNRLNLADPYGGSEDGERSFMFKQQESIAEAFAGDDVVADFEEEKRQIEIDEDDKEEDITLPGWGDWAGAGANPRKKRKFTKTVKGITKKEKRKDKKLDNVIINERVNKKNLKYQSSAVPFPYENKEQYERSLRMPLGPEWTSRASHQKLIKPRNLIKPSQIIDPLKAPFK; encoded by the coding sequence ATGTCTAAGCATAAGTCTAAGACCAAAAGTAAGTCCAGGTCAAAACTGACCAAAAGAGCACAAAATGCTTTAGAAATTGCGGAAAAGGAAATAGCAGGCTATGATTCACAAAATGATGACAATATGTCTCGTAGACCAGTTGTAAACTTGCTCAGGAGAGTAGAAAACGGTGAGAGTGGTGAAAGTGGGGATGATTTCAAGGATGAAGAGTTGGATTCCGATGAGGCTCTGGGATCGGATGAAGACTACGATGTCATGAGTTCTCGTTTCTCACAGACCATCCGTgatgcaaagaaaaatgcGAAAGGGAAAGAGTCTGTTTCGGAATCTGGCGATGAAGGAGGCTATACCTCCATTGATGAGGAAGATTTAATACCCCTATCGGAAGTTTGGGATATGGACGATAACGCCAGTGGAAAAAAGGATAAATCTGTAGATTTACAGTTGGCAAATAGTGACGAGGAAGTGTCAAGGGACTCCATGAGTAgtgaaagtgaagatgaggatgaggatgaggatgaggatgaggagGATCCGTTCgatgaaatcttgaaagacgatgaagatatCAGTTTGAAGACAATCACAGCTGATTTACAGAAATATGATGCTAGAAAACATGTCAAGAAACTGGAGAATTACGGGAGCGGTAAAGATAGCGAATATAGTTTACCTTCtttaaaatcaaaagaaactggcaggaaattgaatttaGCTGATATGATGAGtgttgttgatgataaACGGGCCGCAGCTAATGCAACCTTAATCAAAGATAACAACGAAGCTTTATCGGTTCCTTTGCCtcaaagaattcaagaGAGGCATAATCGTAAAGCAGCTTATGAAATTTCCAAGCAGGAAGTAaacaaatggaaagatGTTGTAATACAAAATAGGCGAGCAGAACATTTATCTTTTCCTATAAATCCGACTATAGAGCATAACCAAGCTTCGGCGTACACTAAGTCAAATAAAGGAACTCAGTCAGAACTGCAGGAAAAGGTTGAAAGTGTACTAAAGCAAAGTAATTTGGTTGAGGATCAGCGAAActctgaatttgaagaattggcTACGGCCAAGATGAGTCCAGAAATGCTCAAGAAACGAACCGCAGAAGTTAGACTAATGAGAGAACTAATGTttagagaagaaagaaaatctAAGAGACTTaagaaaatcaaatcaaAGGCATATCATCGTAttaagaagaaagagttGCTAAAAAATAAGGAATTAGCAGGAGTCtcagatgatgatgatgacgactACGATGCGGCAAgagcaaaagaaagaatgaCTTTGAAGCATAAAACCAATTCAAGGTGGGCAAAAGACATGATCAAAAATGGGATGTCGAACGATGCCGAAACTCGAGAGGACATAGAAGAGATGCTAAGACAGGGTGAAAGgctgaaagagaagatgTTAGATGGCGGTCCGAGAGACGAAGAAGATGGCTCCATAAgtgatattgaaagatcatatgaagaagaagcacCGATTGCAACTGAGAAAGTAGGAAAGTCTGGCATCATGAATATGGAGTTCATGAAAAAGGCAGAGGCAAGAGAACGGGAGGAAAACAAGAAAGCTATTGAAAGGCTTagagcttttgaaaatggtcAAAGTgaatttgctttttctgGCGATGAAGCTAGCGCCAGTGATAATACAGAACAGACAGTTCTCAATCaaggaagaagaatattCACACCAGCAGCATCATCAAAGGAAGCCGTGCTTGagcaaaaattcaaaaaagatgaaaaagcAATTGTCTCCGGTTTACCTACAGAATCAGCTTCAAAGGACACTGCTGTCAAAGGGACCAAATATCAGCAAAACAGTAGAAAGGATTCTATCGGAGAAGATGTGAATTTTAATCCTTGGTTGGATGCCAGTGATGATAAAAACGAAGAGCATGTTTCAAGATCTTCTAAGGTATCAATCATAGATAAAGATAGCTCCCGGATGACCAAACAAGCAAATAAAATCTCAAAGATCAGTGATAAGCGAAACAGGAATTCTAAGAAATCTGACTCCAATGACGACGATCTTCTTTTagatttggaagaaacaAATCGTCTCAACCTCGCTGACCCTTATGGGGGCTCGGAGGATGGAGAAAGGAGTTTTATGTTTAAGCAGCAGGAGTCCATTGCAGAAGCATTTGCGGGAGATGATGTTGTCgcagattttgaagaagaaaagaggcAAATTGAGATCGACGAGGACGACAAAGAGGAAGATATTACACTTCCTGGCTGGGGTGACTGGGCAGGTGCAGGTGCAAATCccagaaaaaagagaaagtttACAAAAACCGTCAAAGGCATTActaaaaaggaaaaaaggaaagacAAAAAGCTGGATAATGTTATCATAAATGAAAGAgtaaacaagaaaaatctaAAATACCAATCTTCAGCCGTTCCATTCCCCTatgaaaacaaagagcAGTACGAAAGATCATTAAGGATGCCGCTGGGACCAGAATGGACATCGCGAGCTTCgcatcaaaaattgataaagccaagaaatttgataaagccTTCCCAAATTATAGATCCTTTGAAAGCTCCTTTCAAATAG
- the PRE8 gene encoding proteasome core particle subunit alpha 2 (similar to Saccharomyces cerevisiae PRE8 (YML092C); ancestral locus Anc_8.871) → MADRYSFSLTTFSPNGKLGQIDYAFTAVKQGITSIGVKATNGVVIASEKKSSSPLALTETLSKISLITPDIGAVYSGMGPDYRVLIDKSRKVAHTHYKRIYGEYPPTKLLVSEIAKIMQEATQSGGVRPFGVSLLVAGYDEHSGYGLYQVDPSGSYFPWKATAIGKGSVAAKTFLEKRWNDELELEDAIHIVLLSLKESVEGDFNGDTIELAVIGEENKDLLGYTGIPTDKGPRFRKMSAQEINDRLDAL, encoded by the coding sequence ATGGCTGATAGATACTCATTTTCGCTAACAACATTTTCCCCTAATGGTAAGCTGGGACAGATCGACTATGCCTTCACCGCTGTAAAGCAAGGTATCACATCGATAGGAGTTAAGGCTACTAATGGTGTAGTCATTGCATCAGAGAAAAAGTCCTCATCGCCACTTGCCCTCACTGAAACGCTATCGAAAATCTCTCTAATAACTCCAGATATAGGCGCTGTTTACTCTGGTATGGGACCTGACTATAGAGTTTTAATCGACAAATCCAGAAAAGTGGCCCACACGCATtataaaagaatatatgGCGAGTATCCTCCAACGAAACTACTTGTTTCCGAGATTGCGAAGATCATGCAAGAGGCTACGCAATCTGGGGGTGTTCGTCCATTTGGTGTGTCCTTACTTGTTGCTGGGTATGATGAACACAGTGGATATGGACTATATCAGGTTGATCCATCTGGTTCGTACTTCCCATGGAAGGCAACTGCTATCGGGAAAGGCTCAGTAGCGGcaaaaacatttttggaGAAGAGATGGAACGATGAACTCGAATTGGAAGACGCCATTCATATTGTTCTATTAAGTCTAAAAGAGTCTGTGGAAGGTGACTTCAATGGAGATACGATCGAACTCGCAGTTATTGGTGAAGAGAATAAAGATTTGCTTGGTTACACCGGTATTCCAACCGACAAGGGTCCGAGATTTAGAAAAATGTCTGCACAAGAAATCAATGATAGACTAGATGCATTGTGA
- a CDS encoding uncharacterized protein (ancestral locus Anc_8.870), giving the protein MPESGIDMLPFDQFYEDVYIEACKFGPLRSMIVCENANHLKGNVYLYYEREQDAQRAKDNFNTRWYDERPMYSDLTHIEDFREAICRKHDMKACERGNECNFMHVKRPSSRIKMDLEKAQAKKWQSMAC; this is encoded by the coding sequence ATGCCTGAAAGTGGGATTGATATGCTTCCATTTGACCAGTTTTATGAAGACGTTTACATAGAGGCATGCAAATTCGGCCCACTACGTTCAATGATCGTGTGTGAAAACGCCAATCATCTCAAAGGGAATGTGTATTTGTACTACGAAAGGGAGCAAGATGCGCAACGTGCCAAAGATAACTTCAATACCCGATGGTATGACGAGAGACCCATGTATAGTGATTTGACACATATTGAGGACTTTCGCGAGGCCATATGCAGAAAACATGATATGAAGGCGTGTGAAAGAGGAAACGAATGCAATTTCATGCACGTCAAGAGACCTTCAAGTAGGATTAAAATGGATTTAGAGAAAGCTCAAGCTAAGAAATGGCAATCAATGGCTTGTTGA
- a CDS encoding uncharacterized protein (ancestral locus Anc_8.869), whose amino-acid sequence MGNDGGSFNKVKKLNIGPAEGTNTAKDDNIERFAVDSKWKYCKLSNKRLQLPIVSDYKGNLFNKEAILEWLLTPGREDYSNDQIKNFSHIKKLDDVIELRNLKEIESTDEGHNSGSTIVCEYGEGVFGKSVTQFIYLATCDDVLPVKALDLVNKKICPKCGIPYQTLDVIMIYPPGLNDVKRLEDRHEMLRKANKHHNGRKKKLKRKRESKNGRLSQLVKNRKVTPDSLK is encoded by the exons ATGGGA AATGATGGTGGATCTTTTAATAAAGTAAAAAAGCTGAATATTGGTCCGGCTGAGGGTACTAACACAGCCAAAGATGACAATATAGAAAGGTTTGCAGTGGATTCGAAATGGAAATACTGCAAATTGTCAAATAAAAGGCTCCAGCTGCCTATAGTGAGCGATTATAAAGGAAACTTATTTAATAAAGAGGCAATCCTGGAATGGCTGTTGACGCCAGGACGAGAAGACTACAGCAATGATCAGATTAAAAACTTCTCTcatataaaaaaattggacGATGTTATAGAACTCAGAAATctcaaagaaatagaaaGCACTGACGAAGGGCATAACAGTGGTTCCACAATAGTGTGCGAATATGGTGAGGGTGTATTTGGCAAGTCGGTGACACAATTCATTTATCTTGCTACCTGTGATGATGTACTACCTGTAAAAGCATTGGATTTGgtgaacaaaaaaatctgtccAAAGTGTGGCATCCCGTATCAGACACTTGATGTGATAATGATATATCCCCCCGGCCTGAATGATGTGAAACGATTGGAGGATCGACATGAAATGCTCAGAAAGGCCAATAAACATCATAACGggaggaagaaaaagctCAAAAGGAAGAGAGAATCGAAAAATGGGCGCTTATCGCAACTAGTTAAGAATAGAAAAGTGACACCTGATTCTCTTAAATAA
- the COX14 gene encoding Cox14p (similar to Saccharomyces cerevisiae COX14 (YML129C); ancestral locus Anc_8.868) yields the protein MARYAWYTRVTDAIHRLTVLTLIGGSIYMAGGLTYTLYKNGTKYEKQVTDKKKEEELQQLEGAASSAE from the coding sequence ATGGCTAGATATGCGTGGTATACCAGAGTTACTGATGCTATTCATCGTTTGACGGTTTTGACACTGATCGGTGGTTCTATCTACATGGCGGGGGGCCTAACATACACTCTATACAAGAATGGTACCAAATATGAGAAACAGGTAACGgacaagaagaaagaagaggaaCTACAGCAGCTAGAAGGTGCTGCGTCTTCTGCCGAATAG